A genomic window from Lineus longissimus chromosome 17, tnLinLong1.2, whole genome shotgun sequence includes:
- the LOC135501412 gene encoding uncharacterized protein LOC135501412 isoform X2 encodes MAEEEVGGIDVSDAPKVRPKRGPYKGYLVHPDMPVPPTTLFRLKKTKLMDETSKDNDMASTPDPAMSPSRPTVQQAESPIVNNLQMSTTDLLKIATAMSSLNLSDDDHEEPGNDSSISDEQSHEDYFENDIPLVDDTTASNDNDEILDLTEDEVDEGNEPLYEDARLTLAVSMLLIMTFAIRHKLSTESLQDLLTLINLHCLVPNLCKNTFNLYKKFFTKVKSPIVYKYFCTKCYHYMGNIREETCTVCGTSDMISYIICIPILNQLKAIVDRIGVDGLMSYRKEREDTDGCITDVLDGRLYKEVFDGHHFRGTSMQNCKEDVHISLQINTDGVSLFRSSTFSVWPIYATINELDPKSRFTRENRLFLGHWFGKDKPRMDVFL; translated from the exons ATGGCAGAGGAGGAGGTTGGTGGCATTGATGTCAGTGATGCCCCAAAAGTACGCCCTAAGCGAGGGCCTTATAAAGGGTATTTGGTTCATCCTGACATGCCAGTGCCACCAACCACCTTGTTTCGTCTAAAAAAGACCAAGTTGATGGATGAGACAAGTAAAGACAACGACATGGCTTCAACCCCTGATCCGGCCATGTCACCCAGTAGGCCAACAGTGCAACAAGCAGAGTCACCCATAGTCAACA ATCTGCAAATGAGCACTACTGACCTCCTCAAAATCGCCACTGCAATGTCTTCTCTGAATCTCagcgatgatgaccatgaggagcCCGGAAATGACAGTTCCATCTCAGATGAGCAGAGTCATGAAGATTACTTTGAAAATGACATCCCATTGGTTGACGATACGACTGCcagcaatgacaatgatgaaatCCTTGATTTGACTGAAGATGAAGTTGATGAGGGAAATGAACCATTATATGAGGATGCCAGATTAACACTTGCTGTCAGCATGCTGTTGATAATGACATTCGCAATTCGACACAAACTATCAACAGAATCCTTGCAGGACCTCTTGACGCTGATCAACCTCCACTGCCTTGTTCCTAATTTGTGCAAAAATACATTCAATTTGTACAAAAAATTCTTCACCAAGGTGAAAAGTCCTATTGTGTACAAGTATTTTTGCACAAAGTGTTACCACTACATGGGTAATATAAGAGAGGAGACCTGTACAGTTTGTGGGACGTCAGACATGATTAGCTACATCATTTGCATTCCCATCCTGAACCAGCTCAAGGCAATAGTTGACC GTATTGGTGTTGATGGTTTGATGAGCTATCGGAAGGAGAGGGAGGACACAGATGGTTGCATAACTGACGTCTTAGATGGGAGACTTTACAAGGAAGTATTCGACGGCCATCACTTTCGTGGCACAAGTATGCAAAACTGCAAAGAGGATGTGCACATTTCCCTACAGATAAACACGGATGGCGTTTCACTATTCCGTTCATCCACGTTCTCTGTATGGCCAATTTATGCAACGATTAATGAGCTGGATCCAAAATCCAG GTTCACAAGGGAAAATCGGTTGTTCCTAGGTCATTGGTTTGGCAAGGATAAGCCACGAATGGACGTATTCCTATAA
- the LOC135501689 gene encoding uncharacterized protein LOC135501689, whose amino-acid sequence MGELTFEDHLVLLRKSLLRFREHKLKLKPRKCNLFQLAAKVLGHILDERGIAVNPENIEKIAKTRTTPYHPSSNGQVERYNRTLLQLIRCFLGEDQRDWDNDLPLLAGVIRSMPNRSTGFTPIMLMLGREVHMPSELVLSPFLKQPPAASAGEYVLKLREKLEFVHHIARQHLGVAEHRRKKDYDVQLREKRYQAGDIVYKSYTASKVGQSSKLRPPWLGPFLVEKAISPVLYLINGQSKNQVVHHDRLKLCRDRILPFWLRRKRHHLLGPDDSVIAPCTDSPDMETGVFPFCALDELEFAMLPRVH is encoded by the exons ATGGGAGAATTGACTTTTGAAGACCACCTGGTACTTCTCCGTAAGTCACTTCTCAGGTTCCGTGAACACAAACTCAAGTTGAAACCTCGAAAATGCAACCTCTTTCAACTAGCGGCTAAGGTTTTGGGTCACATTCTCGATGAGCGCGGGATTGCAGTCAATCCCGAGAACATCGAGAAA ATAGCAAAAACCCGCACTACGCCTTATCATCCTTCGTCTAATGGTCAGGTTGAGCGATATAATCGCACTCTTCTTCAATTAATTCGTTGTTTCCTGGGAGAGGACCAGCGGGATTGGGATAATGATTTACCCCTTCTCGCTGGTGTTATCCGCTCTATGCCGAATCGGAGTACTGGTTTCACCCCCATCATGCTTATGTTGGGAAGAGAGGTTCACATGCCCTCCGAACTGGTCCTCAGCCCATTCCTAAAACAACCTCCCGCAGCATCGGCCGGCGAATACGTACTGAAGCTGCGGGAGAAACTTGAGTTTGTCCATCATATCGCTCGGCAGCACTTGGGTGTAGCCGAGCACCGTAGAAAAAAGGACTATGATGTACAACTCCGGGAAAAGAGGTATCAGGCCGGGGATATCGTGTACAAGTCTTACACTGCGTCCAAGGTTGGGCAAAGCTCCAAACTTAGACCGCCTTGGCTTGGTCCGTTTCTGGTTGAGAAGGCAATCTCGCCGGTTTTATATCTCATCAACGGGCAGAGTAAGAACCAAGTCGTTCATCATGATCGGCTTAAGCTCTGTCGAGATCGGATCTTGCCGTTCTGGCTTCGGAGAAAGCGTCATCATCTCCTTGGTCCGGACGATTCAGTGATTGCTCCATGTACAGATTCCCCTGACATGGAAACTGGGGTGTTTCCCTTTTGTGCTCTGGATGAATTGGAGTTTGCGATGTTGCCCAGGGTTCATTAG
- the LOC135501170 gene encoding neurotrimin-like isoform X3, producing the protein MLHMCSGRFHFLLLSLGLLQVQLIHGALGITVKNSLSNSHPRLGETITLNCTIADGITKNVTWYKDKFHKTSVYLTHNCEVVAEGYKSRLKLVQCGINIERFQLSNVQISDRGDWQCEADGVRATTNLKLYVLVPHNVQVKVSKTTVNEHEFVRFECITSNPELVTRYMWLWTKNGSIAKQVIQDSDTSTKNGKFVEFPRIPYDKSGTYSCMAWNDAGMGQASAVLNVQYSPRIDPGTKMKFDVVGEIGKEAMFKLFIIANPTPVTTGYTWSKDGNVLSQTSPDFEITSAPTSSKLKINDVKSSDYTNYSCSVKTSGFQGKVFNFKLVKAVSYTSDLSNSVLVKTTVSYTSDLSNSVPVNTTVSYTSDLSNCVPVNTTGNVD; encoded by the exons ATGTTGCACATGTGTAGCGGCCGATTTCATTTCCTTCTACTCAGTCTGGGACTCCTCCAGGTGCAACTCAtacatg gtgctCTTGGAATAACGGTGAAAAATAGCCTTAGTAATTCACATCCACGCCTCGGCGAAACGATAACGCTGAATTGTACCATTGCGGATGGAATCACCAAAAATGTTACATGGTACAAggacaaatttcacaaaacaagTGTTTATTTGACGCATAATTGTGAAGTTGTCGCAGAAGGGTATAAATCGAGATTAAAACTCGTTCAGTGTGGAATAAATATTGAGCGTTTTCAATTGAGTAATGTTCAAATTTCCGACCGCGGGGATTGGCAGTGTGAGGCTGATGGAGTAAGAGCCACAACTAATCTGAAATTAtatgttttag TTCCACACAACGTTCAAGTAAAAGTCAGCAAGACGACTGTTAATGAACATGAATTTGTGCGCTTTGAGTGCATCACCAGCAACCCAGAGCTCGTTACGAGGTACATGTGGCTGTGGACAAAAAATGGCTCAATCGCAAAACAAGTCATCCAGGACTCCGACACTAGCACGAAGAATGGAAAGTTCGTGGAGTTCCCGCGTATCCCGTACGATAAGAGTGGGACATACTCTTGTATGGCTTGGAATGATGCTGGAATGGGACAGGCGTCGGCAGTccttaatgtacaat ACTCTCCAAGGATAGACCCAGGaaccaaaatgaaatttgatgtGGTTGGCGAAATTGGGAAGGAGGCAATGTTTAAACTGTTCATCATCGCAAACCCAACTCCAGTCACAACTGGTTACACCTGGTCCAAGGATGGCAATGTCTTATCGCAAACATCACCAGATTTTGAAATAACTTCTGCGCCAACTTCCAGCAAGTTGAAAATCAATGATGTCAAATCCTCGGATTATACCAACTATTCCTGTTCGGTTAAAACGAGTGGATTCCAGGGCAAGGTTTTCAACTTCAAGCTTGTCAAAGCAG TGTCCTACACAAGTGACTTAAGTAATAGTGTGCTAGTAAAGACCACAG